From one Triticum aestivum cultivar Chinese Spring chromosome 4B, IWGSC CS RefSeq v2.1, whole genome shotgun sequence genomic stretch:
- the LOC123090407 gene encoding uncharacterized protein, with translation MADPSYLQSVTLSQGSQVKEVVLHLYLYQNGQAQPKGNQCQIVGSTRPHGFGTTVVNDWTIHDGLSPTTNIVARAQGQLIQAGMTAGSWFICHNIVFTDDRLEGPPLNVIGNIEGQEGEWAIVSGTGEFAYAQGVVSYKVITSTPQWKVTRELHIRALCITLLKSPVQNT, from the exons ATGGCCGACCCTTCCTATCTCCAAAGTGTTACTCTTAGCCAAGGAAGCCAGGTGAAGGAAGTAGTGCTCCACTTGTACCTTTACCAGAATGGACAAGCACAGCCCAAGGGCAACCAATGCCAGATAGTAGGTTCAACTCGCCCTCATGGTTTCGGTACCACCGTTGTTAATGACTGGACCATACATGATGGTCTTAGCCCCACCACAAACATCGTTGCGCGTGCCCAAGGCCAGCTTATACAGGCAGGCATGACTGCAGGCAGCTGGTTCATTTGCCACAACATCGTGTTCACAGATGACAGGCTTGA GGGTCCACCCCTTAATGTTATTGGAAACATAGAGGGACAAGAAGGTGAATGGGCAATTGTCAGTGGAACCGGAGAGTTTGCCTATGCACAAGGTGTTGTCTCCTACAAAGTAATCACGAGCACCCCCCAATGGAAGGTCACAAGGGAGCTTCATATCCGTGCCTTGTGCATCACCTTGTTGAAATCGCCGGTACAAAACACCTAA